The proteins below are encoded in one region of Triticum aestivum cultivar Chinese Spring chromosome 1B, IWGSC CS RefSeq v2.1, whole genome shotgun sequence:
- the LOC123141218 gene encoding anthocyanidin 5,3-O-glucosyltransferase encodes MLGEPVKTTATALPSQVYPSRVNGSRSMANTVILYPGLTVSHFVPMVHLAGALLDHGYAVSVALIDPAVNGDPAFRAVVARAVASMPSLRFHTLPPSEDALTLIAPFIPRYLDIVGRHNDRLRDFLCSFTRGVHAVVVDSLSVEALGVVKRLGIPRYVMFTSGAAALAAFVQLPSVLAEVRRTFQELGDAPLELFGLPPMPASHLLGELLEDPESEIYKAAVTALYGIPEADGILVNTFESLDAGVVAALGDPRCLPGRIMPPVYCVGPFVGGVGSEAKDRHECLTWLDGQPESSVVFLCFGSGGNHSAEQIKEIAVGLENSGHRFLWVVGNPFSDDQDFDALLPNGSLDRTRGRGLVVKQWVPQAEVLHHRATGAFVTHCGWNSVLEGVTAGVPMLCWPLYAEQKMNMLRMVGEMGVAAEMVGWQRGLVEAAEVEGEVRLVMDSEDGMELRARAAAHKEGASVAWSDGGSSRAAIARFLADVDSRQPQTRGDR; translated from the coding sequence ATGTTAGGTGAACCCGTGAAAACCACTGCAACGGCATTGCCGTCACAAGTCTATCCTTCCCGCGTCAACGGCAGCAGGTCCATGGCGAACACCGTGATCCTGTACCCCGGCCTCACCGTGAGCCACTTCGTCCCCATGGTGCACCTCGCCGGCGCCCTCCTCGACCACGGCTACGCCGTCTCCGTCGCGCTCATCGACCCCGCCGTCAACGGGGACCCCGCCTTCCGCGCCGTCGTCGCCCGCGCGGTCGCCTCCATGCCGTCCCTCCGATTCCACACGCTCCCGCCCTCCGAGGACGCGCTCACGCTGATCGCGCCGTTCATCCCCAGGTACCTCGACATCGTCGGCCGCCACAACGACCGCCTCCGCGACTTCCTCTGCTCCTTTACACGCGGCGTCCACGCCGTGGTCGTTGACTCGCTGTCCGTCGAGGCGCTCGGCGTCGTCAAGCGGCTCGGGATCCCCCGGTACGTCATGTTCACCTCCGGCGCGGCCGCGCTCGCCGCCTTCGTCCAGCTTCCTTCCGTCCTCGCGGAGGTGCGGAGGACGTTCCAGGAGCTAGGCGACGCGCCGCTCGAGTTATTCGGCCTTCCGCCCATGCCTGCCTCCCACCTGCTCGGCGAATTGCTCGAGGACCCTGAGAGCGAGATCTACAAGGCGGCGGTGACCGCGCTGTACGGGATCCCGGAGGCCGATGGCATCCTGGTGAACACGTTCGAGTCGCTGGATGCTGGGGTGGTGGCGGCACTCGGCGACCCCCGGTGTCTGCCGGGACGGATCATGCCTCCGGTGTACTGCGTCGGGCCATTCGTTGGGGGCGTCGGAAGCGAGGCGAAAGACCGGCATGAGTGCCTCACGTGGCTTGACGGGCAGCCGGAGAGCAGCGTCGTTTTCCTCTGCTTCGGCAGCGGGGGAAACCACTCGGCGGAGCAGATCAAGGAGATCGCCGTCGGCCTGGAGAACTCCGGCCACCGGTTCCTGTGGGTCGTGGGAAACCCTTTCAGCGACGACCAGGACTTCGACGCTCTCTTGCCGAACGGGTCCCTAGACCGCACCAGAGGCCGCGGCCTGGTCGTCAAGCAGTGGGTGCCGCAGGCAGAGGTGCTCCACCACAGGGCCACCGGCGCGTTCGTGacgcactgcgggtggaactcCGTGCTGGAGGGCGTGACGGCCGGCGTGCCGATGCTGTGCTGGCCGCTGTACGCGGAGCAGAAGATGAACATGCTGCGCATGGTGGGGGAGATGGGAGTCGCCGCGGAGATGGTCGGGTGGCAGCGGGGGCTGGTCGAGGCAGCCGAGGTGGAGGGCGAGGTGAGGCTGGTCATGGACTCCGAGGATGGCATGGAGctccgggcgcgggcggcggcacaCAAGGAAGGCGCGTCCGTGGCCTGGAGCGACGGCGGCTCGTCGCGTGCGGCGATTGCCAGGTTCTTGGCCGACGTCGATAGCCGGCAGCCTCAGACTCGCGGTGATCGGTGA